In the Candidatus Omnitrophota bacterium genome, one interval contains:
- a CDS encoding DUF1844 domain-containing protein: protein MTPDKNIDESWKESVSKDKEGPSLYIPPGAMDDVSSPQELGGVSPDGQEDPGEYEVNFLNYITSLALQTMIFLGEIANPVNGLTQKDLGQAKFLIDTLLLIREKTKGNLTAEEDNLLNGSIYELQMKFIEIYKKDTGGQP from the coding sequence ATGACTCCTGACAAAAATATCGACGAATCCTGGAAGGAATCGGTTTCCAAGGACAAGGAAGGGCCGTCTCTTTACATCCCGCCGGGGGCGATGGACGATGTGTCTTCGCCGCAGGAACTCGGGGGCGTTTCTCCGGATGGCCAGGAGGATCCGGGCGAGTATGAGGTCAATTTCCTCAACTACATCACCAGCCTGGCCCTGCAGACCATGATTTTTCTGGGCGAGATCGCCAACCCGGTCAATGGCCTCACGCAAAAAGACCTGGGCCAGGCGAAATTCCTGATCGACACGCTCCTTTTGATTCGCGAGAAGACCAAGGGGAACCTCACCGCCGAGGAGGACAACCTCCTCAACGGTTCTATTTATGAACTGCAGATGAAATTCATCGAGATCTACAAAAAAGACACCGGGGGACAACCGTAA
- the aroQ gene encoding type II 3-dehydroquinate dehydratase, which yields MKKILVIHGPNLDLLGQREKDIYGLATLDQINAKLRDLAKTSGVELEVLQSNHEGEIVDAIGRTKKAGISAILINPAAYTHTSVAIHDAILAADVPTVEVHLSNIYKREEFRHKSLIAPVSHGQITGFGVDSYLLGLQAAVNLIK from the coding sequence ATGAAAAAGATCCTCGTCATCCACGGCCCCAACCTGGACCTCCTCGGCCAAAGAGAAAAGGACATTTACGGACTGGCCACGCTGGACCAGATTAACGCCAAGCTTCGGGACCTGGCCAAGACGTCCGGGGTTGAGCTGGAGGTTCTCCAGTCCAACCACGAGGGCGAGATCGTAGACGCGATCGGCCGGACCAAGAAGGCCGGGATCAGCGCGATTCTCATCAATCCCGCGGCCTACACCCATACCAGCGTCGCCATCCACGACGCGATCCTGGCCGCGGACGTCCCGACGGTGGAAGTCCACTTGTCCAATATCTACAAGAGGGAAGAGTTCCGCCACAAGTCCCTCATCGCGCCGGTCAGCCACGGTCAGATCACCGGGTTCGGCGTGGACAGCTACCTCCTGGGCCTGCAGGCGGCTGTGAATCTCATCAAATAA
- a CDS encoding Xaa-Pro peptidase family protein gives MNARLQKFVAQFDRHELDACLVTSDVNISYLSRFSASESWLLVLPRKAYYITDFRYILEARQGLKGVTVVRYEKSMAAAVLDLARRHNIRRLGFDDRHLSLAQFKTLKSAVSPGVRLVSVRGIVEFLREIKEKEELALIRKALALNLEAYRFLKGVIRPGVTEKRVLESLERYVKARKAGFSFPPIIASGPNSCYPHARVTDRKVKNNEPVLVDMGMDIKGYKSDLTRMFFLGKIPPLIRKVNDFVAEAQARAIKAIRPGKKAGEIDETARNFLREKRLAKYFGHSLGHGVGAEIHEDPRVSPRSPVILKPGMVFTVEPAVYLPHQFGIRIEDMVLVTPGGCEILSRKAG, from the coding sequence TTGAACGCCCGCCTTCAAAAATTTGTTGCTCAATTTGACCGTCATGAGCTTGACGCCTGCCTCGTCACCAGCGACGTCAATATCTCGTATCTTTCCCGCTTCTCCGCCTCGGAGTCCTGGCTTTTGGTCCTGCCCCGGAAGGCCTATTACATCACCGATTTCCGTTATATTCTGGAAGCCCGGCAGGGGCTCAAAGGCGTCACCGTCGTCCGTTACGAAAAGTCCATGGCCGCGGCTGTTTTGGATCTGGCGCGACGGCATAATATCCGGCGGCTGGGTTTTGACGACCGGCATCTCTCCCTGGCCCAGTTCAAAACCCTGAAGTCCGCAGTATCGCCCGGCGTGCGGCTTGTTTCCGTGCGGGGCATCGTCGAATTTTTACGTGAAATTAAAGAAAAGGAAGAATTGGCCCTGATCCGCAAGGCTCTGGCGCTTAACCTGGAGGCCTACCGTTTCCTTAAGGGGGTGATCCGGCCCGGCGTGACCGAGAAGCGGGTGCTGGAATCCCTGGAACGCTATGTGAAGGCCCGCAAGGCGGGGTTTTCTTTCCCCCCGATCATCGCTTCCGGGCCCAATTCCTGCTATCCCCATGCCCGCGTGACCGACCGGAAGGTCAAAAACAACGAACCGGTGCTGGTGGACATGGGAATGGACATCAAGGGCTATAAGTCCGACTTGACACGTATGTTCTTTTTAGGTAAAATACCCCCTCTTATTCGGAAAGTGAACGATTTCGTCGCAGAGGCCCAGGCGCGCGCGATCAAAGCCATTCGGCCTGGAAAGAAAGCCGGCGAGATCGACGAAACGGCGCGTAACTTCCTGCGGGAAAAACGGTTAGCAAAATATTTCGGCCATTCCTTAGGGCACGGTGTGGGAGCGGAAATCCACGAGGATCCTCGTGTCTCTCCCCGCAGTCCCGTCATTCTCAAGCCAGGGATGGTCTTCACTGTTGAGCCGGCCGTGTATCTTCCTCATCAGTTCGGGATCCGCATTGAAGACATGGTTCTTGTCACTCCCGGAGGGTGTGAAATCTTGAGCCGCAAGGCAGGTTAA
- the efp gene encoding elongation factor P, with product MSITINEIESGIGLLIDDQIYMVLDYQHVKPGKGSAFVRVRMKNLKTSSVIERTFRSAEKLDDIPLDEKRLEFLYRSGDEFHFMDHESYEQMVVPHELLGDNDRFLLENLQVTGLFHEHRVLKVILPNFITTEIVGTETGVRGDSTRAGTKPATIQTGASIQVPLFINIGDRIKIDTRTGDYVERVQR from the coding sequence ATGTCCATCACCATCAACGAAATCGAGTCCGGGATCGGGCTTTTGATCGACGACCAGATCTACATGGTTCTGGATTACCAGCATGTGAAGCCCGGCAAGGGTTCGGCTTTTGTCCGCGTGCGCATGAAGAACCTCAAGACGTCTTCCGTGATCGAACGGACCTTCCGCAGCGCAGAAAAACTCGATGACATCCCCCTGGACGAGAAACGCCTGGAATTTCTGTACCGCTCCGGCGATGAATTCCATTTCATGGACCATGAGAGCTACGAGCAGATGGTGGTTCCCCACGAGCTCCTCGGCGACAACGACCGGTTCCTGCTGGAAAATCTGCAGGTGACCGGTCTTTTTCATGAGCACCGGGTCCTGAAAGTGATCCTTCCGAACTTTATCACCACCGAGATCGTCGGCACGGAGACGGGGGTGAGGGGCGATTCCACCAGGGCCGGCACCAAGCCCGCCACGATTCAGACCGGGGCCTCCATCCAGGTCCCGCTTTTTATCAATATAGGGGACAGGATCAAGATCGACACGCGAACCGGGGACTATGTTGAAAGGGTGCAAAGATGA
- the accB gene encoding acetyl-CoA carboxylase biotin carboxyl carrier protein: protein MNLKEIKDIINLMNEHDLAEIEVEREGTKIKIRKSSALSGAPGRSPAEFVVEGPAAPAAQSAAAPAAAALVRGNAKDIKSPMVGTFYRAPSPEAPPFVDVGQIVEVGQVVCIVEAMKLMNEIKSEIRGRVVEVAMENAEPVEFGQTLFVVEPA, encoded by the coding sequence ATGAACCTGAAAGAGATCAAGGACATCATCAACCTTATGAACGAGCACGACCTCGCCGAGATCGAAGTGGAGCGCGAGGGGACCAAGATCAAGATCCGCAAATCCTCCGCCCTGTCGGGAGCTCCGGGCCGTTCGCCGGCCGAGTTTGTCGTTGAGGGCCCGGCGGCCCCCGCGGCCCAGTCCGCAGCCGCCCCCGCCGCGGCGGCTTTGGTCCGCGGCAATGCCAAAGACATCAAGTCCCCGATGGTCGGGACGTTTTACCGCGCGCCGTCTCCGGAGGCGCCGCCGTTTGTGGACGTCGGCCAGATCGTCGAGGTCGGCCAGGTCGTCTGCATCGTGGAAGCCATGAAACTCATGAACGAGATCAAGTCGGAAATCCGGGGACGGGTCGTCGAGGTCGCGATGGAGAACGCCGAGCCGGTGGAATTCGGCCAGACGCTGTTCGTGGTTGAACCGGCCTAA
- the accC gene encoding acetyl-CoA carboxylase biotin carboxylase subunit, giving the protein MFSKILIANRGEIALRVIRACREMGIRTVAIYSEADRNSLHVRFADEAVCVGPAQSLDSYLNVPAIISAAEITDVEAIHPGYGFLAENAHFAEICESCNIQFIGPTPETIRLMGDKVQAKDAMRKIGVPLTPGAKGVVKNQQDALTVAKKIKYPVIIKAAAGGGGKGMRVCHNDVTLTSSFSLAQKEAEANFKNSDLYIEKYLAEPRHVEFQILADHYGNVIHLGERDCSIQRRHQKLLEESPSPALDEKLRRKMGETAVKAAKFANYRGVGTIEFLLDSSGEFYFMEMNTRIQVEHPVTEMVTGIDLVKEQIKAAAGQKLKLRQEQVVLQGAAIECRINAEDPTNNFIPSPGKIEELNLPGGPGVRIDTHIYPGYVISPFYDSMVAKLIVRGNTRDEAIRTMQRALSEFYISPIKTTIGLHQEILEHPKFLEGDVTTRFLEKLMKNEPEKPHERRS; this is encoded by the coding sequence ATGTTTTCTAAAATTTTGATAGCCAACCGGGGAGAGATCGCCCTGCGCGTGATCCGCGCCTGCCGCGAGATGGGCATCCGCACCGTGGCCATCTATTCCGAGGCCGACCGGAATTCCCTGCATGTCCGTTTCGCGGACGAAGCGGTCTGCGTCGGGCCCGCCCAGAGCCTGGACAGTTATCTCAATGTCCCCGCCATCATCTCCGCCGCCGAGATCACGGATGTCGAAGCGATCCACCCGGGCTACGGTTTCTTGGCGGAAAACGCGCACTTCGCGGAGATTTGCGAGTCTTGCAACATCCAGTTCATCGGCCCCACGCCAGAGACGATCCGCCTGATGGGGGACAAGGTCCAGGCGAAAGACGCCATGCGCAAGATCGGCGTGCCGCTCACGCCCGGCGCCAAGGGCGTGGTGAAAAACCAGCAGGACGCCCTGACCGTCGCCAAGAAAATCAAGTATCCGGTCATCATCAAGGCCGCGGCCGGCGGCGGGGGAAAAGGCATGCGCGTCTGCCACAACGACGTGACCCTCACCAGTTCTTTCTCCCTGGCCCAGAAAGAAGCCGAGGCCAATTTTAAGAATTCCGACCTTTACATTGAAAAATATCTCGCCGAGCCCCGCCACGTGGAATTCCAGATCCTGGCGGACCATTACGGCAACGTGATCCACCTGGGCGAGCGCGACTGCAGTATCCAGCGGCGGCACCAGAAGCTCCTGGAAGAATCCCCGTCGCCCGCGCTGGACGAGAAGCTCCGGCGCAAGATGGGCGAGACGGCGGTCAAGGCGGCCAAATTCGCCAATTACCGGGGGGTGGGCACGATTGAGTTCTTGCTGGACTCCAGCGGGGAGTTTTATTTTATGGAGATGAACACCCGCATCCAGGTCGAGCACCCCGTGACCGAGATGGTCACCGGGATCGACCTCGTCAAGGAGCAGATCAAGGCGGCCGCGGGCCAGAAGCTGAAGCTCCGCCAGGAGCAGGTCGTCCTGCAGGGTGCGGCCATTGAATGCCGCATCAACGCCGAAGATCCGACCAACAATTTTATCCCGTCCCCGGGGAAGATCGAGGAATTGAACCTGCCCGGAGGCCCCGGCGTGCGGATCGACACCCACATCTATCCCGGCTATGTGATCAGCCCGTTTTACGATTCCATGGTCGCCAAGCTGATCGTCCGCGGCAATACGCGCGACGAGGCCATCCGCACCATGCAGCGGGCGCTGAGCGAATTTTACATCAGCCCCATCAAGACCACGATCGGGCTTCACCAGGAGATCCTGGAGCATCCGAAGTTCCTGGAAGGCGACGTGACGACCCGTTTTTTGGAAAAATTGATGAAAAACGAACCGGAGAAGCCCCATGAGAGAAGATCATAA
- a CDS encoding Asp23/Gls24 family envelope stress response protein produces the protein MREDHKGEFGAIKIHRKVIAEIAASAVNEIEGVSVITRNTWTGFLDLVGVKRHPGVVVSIDKSNQVTIEVKIKVRYGLHVPDVGRQIQDAVRSAVENTVDVDLKDVHVNVQGIERTETSSSNS, from the coding sequence ATGAGAGAAGATCATAAGGGAGAGTTCGGCGCGATCAAGATCCACAGGAAGGTGATCGCCGAGATCGCCGCTTCCGCCGTCAACGAAATTGAGGGCGTGAGCGTGATCACACGGAATACCTGGACCGGTTTTCTGGACCTGGTCGGGGTCAAGAGGCATCCCGGTGTCGTTGTCTCCATCGACAAGAGCAATCAGGTGACGATCGAGGTCAAGATCAAAGTGCGGTACGGGCTTCATGTGCCTGACGTCGGGCGGCAGATCCAGGACGCGGTCCGCTCGGCCGTGGAAAATACCGTTGATGTGGATTTGAAGGACGTGCATGTGAACGTCCAGGGCATTGAACGGACGGAAACGTCGTCTTCCAACTCATAG
- the amaP gene encoding alkaline shock response membrane anchor protein AmaP, which translates to MRFMAWLGLWFYKVAIALLAIFFAFFVFQKIGFQDVVDVLYVVYHEDQARVITGAAVVVVLFLNFLFSSAISGRQQREKTIAFDNPSGRVTVSLAAVEDLIKRVTYRIPEVKEIRPTIVATKKGLNIAVRVALNSDVSIPEVTARLQETIKRKIQETIGLDESVNVKIDIVKILTEDRKSRHSKDKGEADTDANLPFQGYRA; encoded by the coding sequence ATGAGGTTTATGGCTTGGCTGGGGTTGTGGTTTTATAAGGTCGCTATCGCGTTGCTGGCCATCTTTTTTGCGTTTTTCGTTTTTCAGAAGATCGGGTTTCAGGATGTTGTGGATGTTCTGTATGTGGTGTATCATGAGGACCAGGCCCGCGTGATCACCGGCGCGGCTGTGGTGGTGGTCCTGTTTCTCAACTTTTTGTTTTCCAGCGCGATCTCCGGGCGGCAGCAGCGCGAGAAAACCATCGCTTTCGACAATCCTTCAGGCCGGGTGACGGTGTCCCTGGCGGCGGTTGAGGATTTGATCAAGAGGGTCACCTACCGGATCCCCGAAGTCAAAGAGATCCGGCCGACGATCGTCGCCACCAAAAAAGGGCTGAACATCGCGGTGCGCGTGGCACTCAATTCGGACGTGAGCATCCCCGAGGTGACGGCCCGTCTGCAGGAAACGATCAAACGCAAGATCCAGGAAACGATCGGGCTGGACGAGTCGGTCAACGTCAAGATCGATATCGTCAAGATTTTGACCGAGGACCGGAAGTCCAGGCACTCGAAAGACAAAGGGGAAGCCGATACCGATGCCAATCTGCCGTTCCAGGGATATCGGGCGTGA
- a CDS encoding ATP-dependent 6-phosphofructokinase, with protein sequence MKKIGILTGGADCPGLNSVIRAVVRKGMIEGYVVTGIKNGWTGLIENDMRILDLRVTSGILDRGGTILGTSRLNPYEHPEQIEKITENFKRSGMDAVIAVGGEETLKVALQLHKENRVKVVGVPKSIDNALLGTDYAFGFDTAVNIATECIDRLHTTAESHHRIMVIEVMGRYTGWIALEAGIAGGADIILVPEIPVDIQKVCEGIKSRHERGKTFSIIIASEGTQVLGHEQQHPHINDFGRRRFGDIAEFVAQTIEKETGFETRVSVLGHIQRGGTPTAYDRMIGTQFGIKAVDLVKENQFGQMVSLRNNRLQSVDIEEAVKARKTIDMELYQIAQVFSAY encoded by the coding sequence ATGAAAAAAATCGGGATTTTGACGGGCGGGGCGGACTGCCCCGGTTTAAACTCGGTGATCCGGGCCGTTGTCCGCAAAGGGATGATCGAGGGTTATGTCGTGACCGGCATCAAGAACGGATGGACCGGGCTCATCGAGAACGACATGAGGATCCTGGACCTGCGGGTCACCTCGGGGATCCTGGACCGCGGCGGGACCATCCTGGGCACGAGCCGGCTGAATCCGTATGAACACCCCGAACAGATCGAAAAGATCACGGAAAATTTCAAGCGCAGCGGCATGGACGCGGTCATCGCGGTGGGCGGCGAGGAAACCCTGAAGGTGGCCCTCCAGCTTCACAAGGAAAACCGGGTCAAAGTGGTCGGCGTTCCCAAATCGATCGACAACGCGCTCCTGGGGACCGATTACGCGTTCGGATTCGACACAGCGGTCAACATCGCCACGGAATGCATCGACCGGCTCCACACCACGGCGGAATCCCATCACCGCATCATGGTCATCGAGGTCATGGGCCGTTATACCGGCTGGATCGCCCTCGAGGCCGGCATCGCCGGCGGCGCCGACATTATCCTGGTGCCCGAGATCCCGGTGGACATCCAGAAAGTCTGCGAGGGGATCAAGTCCAGGCACGAACGCGGCAAAACGTTCAGCATCATCATCGCTTCCGAAGGCACCCAGGTCCTCGGCCATGAGCAGCAGCACCCTCATATCAATGATTTCGGGCGCCGCCGTTTCGGCGACATCGCCGAATTCGTGGCCCAGACCATCGAGAAGGAAACCGGATTTGAAACGCGCGTGAGCGTCCTGGGCCACATCCAGCGCGGAGGGACCCCGACCGCGTACGACCGGATGATCGGGACCCAGTTCGGGATCAAGGCCGTGGACTTGGTGAAAGAGAACCAGTTCGGCCAGATGGTCAGCCTGCGCAACAACAGATTGCAGTCCGTGGACATCGAGGAGGCCGTCAAGGCCCGCAAGACGATCGACATGGAGTTGTACCAGATCGCCCAGGTTTTTTCGGCATACTAA
- a CDS encoding D-sedoheptulose 7-phosphate isomerase — MKQFIEEVFRASIRVKEQTLKDNVDAIASAAQAITACLKNNGRIFFFGNGGSAADSQHIAAEFIGRFQKERRSLPAIALTTDTSALTAIGNDYGFEVVFARQLEGLGHKGDVAVGISTSGNSPNVIAAIKKAKSMGMTAVVFTGEGGGKLAPLSDIKIMVPSKVTARIQESHICIAHCICELVENQFSG; from the coding sequence ATGAAACAATTCATCGAAGAAGTCTTCCGCGCGTCCATCCGTGTCAAAGAGCAGACCCTCAAAGACAACGTGGACGCGATCGCCTCCGCGGCGCAGGCCATCACGGCGTGCCTGAAGAACAACGGCAGGATCTTTTTCTTCGGCAACGGCGGGTCCGCGGCGGACAGCCAGCACATCGCGGCGGAATTCATCGGCCGATTCCAGAAGGAACGCCGGTCTCTGCCGGCGATCGCCCTGACCACGGACACCTCCGCCCTCACCGCCATCGGCAACGACTACGGGTTTGAGGTGGTCTTCGCGCGCCAGCTCGAAGGGCTGGGGCACAAGGGTGATGTGGCCGTCGGCATTTCCACGAGCGGCAATTCCCCCAACGTGATCGCGGCCATTAAAAAGGCCAAGTCCATGGGCATGACCGCGGTCGTGTTCACCGGCGAAGGCGGGGGCAAATTGGCGCCGTTGAGCGACATCAAGATCATGGTCCCGTCCAAGGTGACGGCCCGGATCCAGGAATCGCACATTTGCATCGCGCACTGCATCTGCGAACTGGTGGAAAACCAGTTCAGCGGCTGA
- the rfaE2 gene encoding D-glycero-beta-D-manno-heptose 1-phosphate adenylyltransferase: MDSRKKIMSWAALKRQVARLRRQGRTVAFTNGCFDILHAGHVSYLEAAKKKDRVLIVGLNSDASVKRIKGPKRPVVGQKERAKVLAALGCVDFVAVFTEDTPYKLIAAVQPDVLVKGADWKGRDIAGSDIVKKRGGRVELIRYLPSWSTTNIIEAVRQTCCD, translated from the coding sequence ATGGATTCTCGAAAGAAAATCATGAGTTGGGCCGCGCTGAAACGGCAGGTGGCCCGCCTGCGCAGGCAGGGCCGGACAGTCGCGTTCACCAACGGCTGTTTTGACATTTTGCACGCGGGGCATGTCAGCTATCTCGAGGCCGCGAAGAAAAAAGACAGGGTCCTGATCGTGGGGCTCAACAGCGACGCCTCGGTCAAGCGGATCAAGGGCCCGAAGCGGCCGGTCGTCGGACAGAAGGAACGGGCAAAGGTCCTGGCGGCGCTGGGCTGCGTGGATTTTGTGGCGGTCTTTACCGAGGACACCCCTTATAAGCTGATCGCCGCCGTCCAGCCGGACGTGCTCGTCAAAGGCGCGGACTGGAAGGGGAGGGACATCGCGGGCAGCGACATCGTGAAAAAGCGCGGCGGAAGGGTGGAGTTGATCCGCTATCTCCCGTCCTGGTCCACGACCAATATCATCGAAGCGGTTCGGCAGACGTGCTGCGATTAG
- a CDS encoding thiamine-phosphate pyrophosphorylase yields the protein MLRLDTKRLYRLMDANMNRAREGLRVCEDVCRFLRGDKAATARYKRLRHRLTAAAKALGLRDLIGARDVNSDIGRPTSAPERRRGNAEDIYFANSQRVKESVRVLEEVAKLVDRSLAERLKRVRYEVYAIEKDVAKRF from the coding sequence GTGCTGCGATTAGACACAAAACGGCTATACCGGCTGATGGACGCGAACATGAACCGCGCGCGGGAAGGCCTCAGGGTGTGCGAGGACGTGTGCCGTTTCCTTCGCGGCGACAAGGCCGCGACGGCCCGGTACAAACGTCTCCGCCACCGGCTGACGGCCGCGGCCAAGGCGCTGGGGCTGCGGGACCTGATCGGCGCCAGGGACGTGAACAGCGACATCGGCCGGCCGACATCGGCCCCGGAACGCCGGCGGGGGAACGCTGAAGACATCTATTTCGCGAATTCGCAGAGGGTCAAAGAGTCGGTCCGCGTGCTGGAAGAAGTCGCGAAACTCGTGGACCGTTCGCTGGCGGAAAGATTGAAGCGTGTCCGGTACGAAGTTTATGCCATCGAAAAAGACGTCGCGAAAAGATTTTGA
- the thiE gene encoding thiamine phosphate synthase, which translates to MPSKKTSRKDFDLSEARLYLVLDRQVCGYDRLFEILEESAAFGVDVVQLRDKHGEARETLAFARAAVRSLKKRVPFIVNDRADIALLSGAAGVHVGQDDLSCREARSLLGPSAVIGVSCQTLAHAAKAQKDGADYIGFGSVFKTRTKPDRDPMDLALLSRAVRTIRIPVFAIGGIELRNVGQVLQTGITRIAVTRAVCQAQDAGQAVRDFRKKLPS; encoded by the coding sequence ATGCCATCGAAAAAGACGTCGCGAAAAGATTTTGACCTGTCGGAAGCCCGGCTGTATCTGGTGCTGGACCGGCAGGTGTGCGGCTACGACCGGTTATTTGAAATTTTGGAAGAGTCTGCCGCGTTCGGCGTGGATGTCGTCCAGCTGCGGGACAAGCACGGCGAGGCCCGCGAGACCCTGGCGTTTGCCAGGGCCGCCGTCAGGTCTTTGAAAAAACGCGTGCCGTTCATCGTGAACGACCGGGCGGATATCGCGCTGTTGAGCGGCGCCGCGGGCGTGCATGTCGGGCAGGACGATCTGTCCTGCCGGGAAGCGCGGAGCCTCTTGGGCCCGTCCGCCGTGATCGGCGTGTCTTGTCAGACGCTGGCGCACGCCGCGAAGGCGCAGAAGGACGGCGCGGATTATATCGGTTTCGGGTCCGTTTTCAAGACCCGGACCAAACCCGACCGCGATCCCATGGATTTGGCATTGCTGTCCCGCGCGGTCAGGACGATCCGCATCCCGGTCTTCGCCATCGGCGGGATCGAATTGCGGAACGTCGGGCAGGTCCTGCAAACCGGCATCACCCGGATCGCCGTGACAAGAGCCGTGTGCCAGGCCCAGGATGCCGGTCAAGCCGTCAGGGATTTCAGGAAGAAGTTGCCGTCTTGA
- a CDS encoding peptidoglycan DD-metalloendopeptidase family protein, which produces MVVLLAPGCAVVQSPSDEPIALPPRQDQPKPPAPQKGIYHKVGKGETIWRIANAYHVKIDDIIKINNIPNVAHIEENQLLFIPGAGSSVAVPVDEPIPQEKDFIWPLQGRVLFYFGDRKGSYLSKGIGIEAAEGQDVAAARSGRVVFSDFLGGYGHMVILDHLDGFLSIYSQNQESLVKVGDRVSQGQPISRVGKNGGNSFLHFEIRKNASADNPMYYLPRE; this is translated from the coding sequence ATGGTTGTGTTGTTGGCCCCGGGTTGCGCGGTGGTGCAGTCGCCGTCGGATGAGCCGATCGCCCTGCCGCCGAGACAGGATCAGCCGAAGCCCCCGGCGCCGCAAAAGGGGATCTATCACAAGGTCGGCAAGGGGGAGACGATCTGGCGGATCGCCAATGCGTATCACGTCAAGATCGACGATATCATCAAGATCAACAACATTCCCAACGTCGCCCATATCGAGGAGAACCAGCTGCTCTTCATCCCGGGCGCCGGCAGCAGCGTGGCGGTCCCGGTGGATGAGCCGATCCCTCAGGAAAAAGATTTCATTTGGCCCCTGCAAGGGCGTGTCCTTTTTTATTTCGGCGACCGCAAAGGATCGTATTTGAGCAAGGGGATCGGGATTGAGGCCGCCGAAGGGCAGGATGTGGCGGCCGCGCGTTCCGGGCGGGTGGTGTTCAGCGATTTCCTCGGCGGTTACGGCCACATGGTCATCCTGGACCACCTGGACGGATTTCTTTCCATTTACTCTCAAAACCAGGAAAGCCTGGTGAAGGTCGGCGACCGCGTCAGCCAGGGACAGCCGATCTCCCGGGTTGGAAAAAACGGCGGGAATTCTTTTTTACATTTTGAAATTCGCAAGAACGCCTCAGCGGATAACCCGATGTATTATTTGCCACGGGAATGA